Proteins encoded by one window of Camelus bactrianus isolate YW-2024 breed Bactrian camel chromosome 9, ASM4877302v1, whole genome shotgun sequence:
- the RHPN2 gene encoding rhophilin-2 codes for MTDTLLPAAPQPLEESDGYFRKGCNPLAQTGRSRLQNQRAALNQQILKAMRMRTGAENLLKAATNQKVREQVRLELSFLNSDLQMLKEELEGLNISVGVYQSTEKAFIIPLIPLGLKETKDVDFSVVLKDFILEHYSEDSYLYEDEIADLMDLRQACRTPSRSEAGVELLMSYFIQLGFVESRFFPPTRQMGILFTWYDSLTGVPVSQQNLLLEKASVLFNIGALYTQIGTRCNRQTEAGLESAVDAFQRAAGVLNYLKETFTHTPSYDMSPAMLSVLVKMMLAQAHECTFEKVCLPGIQNEFFMLVKVAQEAAKVGEVYRQLHTAMNQEPVKENIPYSWASLACVKAHHYEALAHYFAATLLVDHQLKPGTDEDHQEKCLSELYDHMPEGLTPLATLKNIHQRQQLGKAHLCRAITHHEESMREASLCKKLRNIEVLPEVLSAAHQRSQLKYTQLREDDDLLDLMDAPSIISKAEKEVEIILPQFSKVTVTDFFQKLGPLSVFSANKRWTPPRNIHFTAEGGDLGFTLRGNSPVQVHFLDPSSSAAEAGAREGDYIISIQNVDCKWLTLSEVMKLLKSFGENGIEMKVVSLLDSMSSMHSKCATFSVGMQKTYSMICLAIDDDDKTDKNKKVSKKRSFLSWSINKNRQKSVSTLCLPSVGVPGPPVKKKLPSPFSLLNSDSSLY; via the exons AGCAGCCACAAACCAAAAGGTGCGGGAGCAGGTGCGCCTGGAACTGAGCTTCTTGAACTCAGATCTGCAAATGCTCAAGGAAGAGCTGGAGGGGCTCAACATCTCGGTGGGAGTCTATCAGAGCACAGA GAAGGCGTTTATAATTCCCCTGATTCCACTCGGCTTGAAGGAGACCAAGGATGTTGACTTTTCCGTTGTTCTCAAG GATTTTATTCTGGAGCATTACAGTGAAGACAGCTACCTCTATGAAGACGAAATAGCAGACCTCATGGATCTGAGACAA GCCTGTCGGACGCCCAGTCGCAGTGAGGCCGGGGTCGAGCTGCTGATGAGTTACTTCATCCAGCTGGGTTTTGTCGAGAGCCGATTCTTCCCGCCCACCCGACAGATGGGGATCCTGTTTACGTG gtATGACTCTCTCACTGGGGTTCCGGTTAGCCAACAGAACTTGCTGCTGGAGAAGGCCAGCGTTCTGTTTAATATTGGAGCCCTCTACACACAGATCGGGACCCGGTGCAACCGACAGACAGAAGCTGGGCTGGAGAGTGCAGTGGATGCCTTTCAGAGAGCTGCAG GAGTCTTAAACTACCTGAAAGAGACGTTCACTCACACTCCGAGTTACGACATGAGTCCCGCCATGCTCAGTGTGCTGGTCAAAATGATGCTCGCACAAGCCCACGAATGCACGTTTGAGAAAGTCTGCCTTCCCGGGATCCAGAACGAGTTCTTCATGCTGGTGAAGGTGGCTCAGGAGGCTGCCAAG GTGGGAGAGGTCTATCGGCAGCTGCACACAGCCATGAACCAGGAGCCAGTGAAGGAGAACATCCCCTACTCCTGGGCCAGCCTGGCCTGCGTGAAGGCCCACCACTATGAAGCCCTCGCCCACTACTTTGCAGCCACCCTCCTCGTCGACCACCAGC TGAAGCCTGGCACAGATGAGGACCACCAGGAGAAGTGCCTGTCCGAGCTCTATGACCACATGCCAGAGGGACTGACACCCTTGGCCACGCTGAAAAACATTCACCAGCGCCAACAGCTGG GCAAGGCACACCTGTGCAGAGCCATCACCCACCACGAGGAGTCCATGAGAGAGGCAAGCCTGTGCAAGAAACTCCGGAACATCGAGGTGCTGCCAGAGGTGCTGTCCGCGGCGCACCAGCGGTCCCAGCTCAAGTACACTCAGCTTCGCGAGGACGATGACCTGCTGGACTTGATGGACGCCCCCAGCATCATCT CTAAAGCTGAGAAAGAGGTTGAAATTATACTGCCCCAGTTCTCCAAAGTGACAGTGACGGACTTCTTCCAAAAGCTG GGCCCTTTATCTGTGTTCTCGGCTAACAAGAGATGGACGCCTCCTCGAAACATTCACTTCACTGCAGAGGGAGGGGACTTGGGGTTCACCCTGAGAGGGAACTCCCCAGTTCAAGTCCACTTCCTGGATCCATCCAGCTCTGCTGCG GAGGCAGGTGCCAGGGAAGGGGATTATATTATTTCCATTCAAAACGTGGATTGTAAGTGGCTGACACTGAGTGAAGTGATGAAATTGCTGAAGAGCTTTGGCGAGAATGGCATTGAGATGAAGGTCGTGAGCCTCCTGGACTCCATGTCGTCCATG CACAGTAAGTGTGCCACATTCTCGGTGGGAATGCAGAAAACCTACTCCATGATCTGCTTAGCCATAGATGACGATGATAAAACGGATAAAAACAAGAAAGTCTCAAAAAAGCGTTCATTTTTGAGCTGGAGTATCAACAAGAACAGACAGAAGTCGGTGAGCACCCTGTGCCTCCCGTCGGTCGGGGTCCCGGGGCCTCCGGTCAAGAAGAAGCTCCCGTCTCCATTCAGCCTTCTCAACAGCGACAGCTCCTTGTACTAA
- the FAAP24 gene encoding Fanconi anemia core complex-associated protein 24, which produces MEGKAADGTGPMYVPFGHIVANEKWRGSHLAQEMQGKIKLVFEDGLAPVDFYLSSRSCILYITEADLIAGNGYRKRLVRVRNSGKLQGIVVVEKTQMSEQYFPAMQKFTVLDLGMVLLPVASQMEASCLLIQLVQEQAKEPSKNPLLRKKRALISESALLRTVQQIPGVGKVKAPLLLQRFPSLQQLSNASIQELEPVVGQAVAQHIHAFFTQSR; this is translated from the exons ATGGAAGGGAAAGCCGCTGATGGCACAGGCCCCATGTACGTGCCATTTGGGCACATTGTGGCCAATGAGAAATGGCGCGGATCGCATCTGGCACAAGAAATGCAAG GGAAAATTAAACTCGTTTTTGAGGATGGCCTGGCACCGGTAGATTTTTACTTGTCTAGCAGATCCTGCATTCTTTATATCACCGAAGCGGATTTGATAGCAGGAAATGGCTACCGAAAGAGACTTGTTCGGGTTAGAAAT tccgGTAAACTTCAAGGGATTGTAGTGGTTGAAAAAACGCAGATGAGTGAACAGTACTTTCCAGCCATGCAGAAATTTACTGTGCTGGATCTTGGGATGGTGTTGCTTCCAGTGGCCAGCCAGATGGAAGCGTCCTGCCTCCTCATCCAGTTA GTTCAAGAGCAAGCCAAAGAGCCCAGTAAGAACCCTTTGCTCAGAAAGAAACGGGCTCTGATCTCTGAGTCGGCCCTCCTTCGAACTGTGCAGCAGATCCCAGGAGTCGGAAAAGTTAAAGCCCCGCTGCTGCTTCAGAGGTTTCCAAGTCTCCAGCAGCTGAGTAATGCTTCCATCCAAGAACTGGAGCCAGTGGTCGGACAAGCAGTGGCCCAGCACATTCATGCGTTCTTCACCCAGTCCAGGTGA